One Sphingobacteriales bacterium DNA segment encodes these proteins:
- a CDS encoding glycosyltransferase family 4 protein: MIVSQAQAKRPLIAVNARFLLHNKLEGIGRFTHETLKIITQANPHIDFAFLFDRAYHPQFIYGKNVIPHVLYPPARHPVLWYTWFEWRVPYLLKKLKPQLFFSPDGYCSLRSKTPTYMVVHDLAFEHLPQQVPPLVAKYYRYFSPKFATHAQHIATVSQFTKLDLVTKYQIPEQKISVVGNGINTLFKPIPKAQQQQIRLQYTNQKPYFLFVGALHPRKNIGNILLAFDAFCKQLGQAPAKLVIAGRQAWQTQDITQIYQQLTYKDEVVFTGHLQTEQLADIAASAMALVYTSFFEGFGVPIIEAMACGTPVIISSRSAMPEVAGNAALIVQNPNDYNEIKQAMIQIFQQPNLANHLTILGFENAKRYSWQKTANLLWADMENLINKT; encoded by the coding sequence ATGATAGTTTCTCAAGCCCAGGCAAAACGCCCATTAATTGCCGTTAACGCTCGGTTTTTATTGCACAATAAATTAGAAGGTATTGGCAGGTTTACACACGAGACCCTAAAAATTATAACTCAAGCAAACCCACATATTGATTTTGCTTTTTTATTTGACCGGGCATACCACCCCCAGTTCATTTATGGCAAAAACGTAATACCTCATGTCTTGTATCCGCCGGCAAGGCATCCGGTACTATGGTACACTTGGTTCGAGTGGCGCGTACCCTACCTGCTTAAAAAATTAAAACCCCAACTATTTTTTTCTCCCGACGGGTATTGCTCGCTCCGCAGTAAAACGCCAACTTATATGGTTGTACACGACCTTGCTTTTGAACACCTCCCGCAGCAAGTACCACCTTTGGTAGCAAAATATTACCGTTATTTTAGCCCTAAATTTGCAACCCACGCCCAACATATTGCCACCGTTAGCCAATTTACTAAACTTGATTTAGTAACGAAATACCAAATTCCCGAACAAAAAATTAGTGTTGTCGGAAACGGTATCAACACTTTATTCAAACCTATTCCCAAAGCGCAACAACAGCAAATACGACTGCAATACACCAACCAAAAACCCTATTTTTTATTTGTTGGCGCCTTGCACCCGCGCAAAAATATTGGCAATATTTTATTAGCATTCGATGCTTTTTGTAAACAATTAGGGCAGGCACCGGCAAAATTGGTTATTGCTGGGCGTCAGGCATGGCAAACACAAGATATAACCCAAATTTATCAACAACTTACCTACAAAGACGAAGTGGTTTTTACCGGACACCTCCAAACCGAACAGTTAGCCGATATTGCCGCCTCGGCAATGGCATTGGTTTACACCTCATTTTTTGAGGGGTTTGGGGTGCCAATTATTGAGGCAATGGCTTGCGGCACACCCGTAATAATCTCGTCAAGAAGCGCCATGCCCGAAGTTGCCGGAAATGCAGCATTAATCGTCCAAAATCCAAATGATTACAACGAAATTAAACAAGCTATGATCCAAATTTTCCAACAACCTAATTTGGCTAATCATTTAACCATATTAGGTTTTGAAAACGCAAAACGATACAGTTGGCAAAAAACGGCAAATTTATTGTGGGCCGACATGGAAAATCTAATCAACAAAACATAA
- a CDS encoding zinc metallopeptidase: MIFDPVYMVIAFGAMAASWFVGAMLKRRFAQYSQLPINLTGREVAEKMLRENGINDVKVISVEGQLTDHYNPQTKTVNLSEVVYHEANVAAAAVAAHECGHAVQHAQAYSFLAMRSSMVPLLSISNNFTPWILMAGLLLLSTGFGKLLLLIGIILFGATTLFTFITLPVEFDASRRALAWLKQGTVSGMTQEKNDAAFNALKWAAMTYVVAALASLATLLYYIMIFLGRRD, from the coding sequence ATGATTTTTGACCCAGTATATATGGTAATTGCGTTTGGCGCTATGGCCGCAAGTTGGTTTGTTGGTGCCATGTTAAAACGCCGTTTTGCCCAATACTCGCAACTACCTATTAACCTTACAGGCCGCGAGGTTGCCGAAAAAATGCTGCGCGAAAACGGTATTAACGATGTAAAAGTTATATCGGTTGAGGGGCAACTTACCGACCACTACAACCCTCAAACTAAAACAGTAAACCTAAGCGAAGTAGTATATCACGAGGCCAATGTGGCAGCCGCTGCCGTAGCCGCTCATGAGTGCGGCCACGCCGTGCAACACGCACAAGCCTATAGTTTTTTAGCTATGCGCTCGTCTATGGTGCCTTTGCTAAGTATAAGCAACAATTTTACGCCTTGGATATTAATGGCTGGTCTTTTATTATTAAGCACAGGATTTGGTAAACTTTTATTGCTAATAGGAATTATTTTATTTGGTGCTACCACTTTGTTCACGTTCATTACTTTGCCCGTTGAGTTTGACGCCAGCCGCCGCGCTTTGGCCTGGCTTAAACAAGGCACCGTATCGGGCATGACTCAAGAAAAAAATGATGCCGCTTTTAACGCACTAAAATGGGCTGCTATGACCTACGTAGTAGCTGCCTTAGCTTCGTTGGCTACTTTGTTGTACTACATCATGATATTTTTAGGCCGCCGCGATTAA
- a CDS encoding ABC-F family ATP-binding cassette domain-containing protein: MISLNNIAVQFGGKFLFDNITFTVTERDRIGLVGKNGAGKTTLLRLLMSEFSPTTGHISMDNNTNLGYLPQNLALNPTQTVYQETLKAFAQLEHINKELAQAEAQLLQFTESQDFDYTLPAYERLLHRIADLHEQLDQQRGGNPREQIEKILKGLGFKNGDFDRPLNEFSGGWQMRVELAKILLQNNDFLLLDEPTNHLDIEAIIWLEGFLAKYPGGVLLISHDRAFLDAVTNRTIELVSGKAYDYRASYTEFMELREKRIEKQIAEANRQDKFVEHTQTLINKFRAKKNKAKFAQTLIRKLERLERIEIDDLEGDAIDFRFPDAPRSGRIVVELQHLSKNYGAKEVLSNLNLQIERGEKIAFVGRNGEGKTTLAKIIVGREPATNGVCTLGHNVSIGYYEQHQAEALDGNNTVFEVIDNAASGDMRLRVRHLLGAFLFSGEDVDKKVQVLSGGEKSRLALARLLLEPCNLLLLDEPTNHLDMYAKEVLKEALKAYNGTLIVVSHDRDFLRDLTDKVFEFKDQKIKPYIGDVYDFLRDRNVDSLDALNLKTTSANSNKANPENNKNTENINLPKLPTTAKAANSLKRTLSYDEMKQIDSAIRKAANQINQTENRISQIETDIANLEIAMNDPNFYQNQQNASIELVRHTQLKQQLAVEMENWEKLQVEHDALQQQRQQIVSD; the protein is encoded by the coding sequence ATGATTTCGTTAAACAATATAGCCGTTCAGTTTGGGGGCAAATTTTTATTCGACAATATTACCTTTACCGTTACCGAGCGCGACCGCATTGGCTTGGTAGGCAAAAACGGGGCAGGCAAAACCACTTTACTGCGGCTGCTTATGAGCGAGTTTTCGCCAACCACCGGCCATATTAGTATGGACAACAATACTAATTTGGGCTATTTACCGCAAAATTTAGCCTTAAATCCTACTCAAACTGTTTACCAAGAAACCCTAAAAGCCTTTGCCCAACTCGAACATATTAATAAAGAATTAGCCCAAGCTGAGGCGCAACTATTGCAATTTACTGAAAGCCAAGATTTTGATTATACCTTACCCGCCTACGAGCGTTTGCTACACCGTATTGCCGACCTCCACGAACAATTAGACCAACAACGTGGAGGTAACCCCCGCGAACAAATTGAAAAAATACTTAAAGGACTGGGGTTTAAAAATGGCGATTTCGACCGCCCACTCAACGAGTTTAGCGGGGGCTGGCAAATGCGGGTTGAACTGGCTAAAATTCTGCTGCAAAACAATGATTTTTTGTTGTTAGACGAGCCTACCAACCACTTAGACATTGAAGCAATTATTTGGTTAGAAGGTTTTTTGGCCAAATATCCGGGCGGCGTTTTGCTAATCTCGCACGACAGGGCTTTTTTAGATGCTGTAACCAACCGCACCATCGAACTAGTATCGGGCAAAGCCTACGACTACCGTGCTTCGTACACCGAGTTTATGGAGCTGCGCGAAAAACGCATCGAAAAACAAATTGCCGAAGCAAACCGCCAAGATAAATTTGTTGAGCACACCCAAACACTTATCAATAAATTCAGAGCCAAGAAGAACAAAGCTAAATTTGCCCAAACATTAATCCGGAAATTAGAACGCTTAGAACGAATTGAAATTGACGACCTCGAAGGCGATGCTATAGACTTTAGGTTTCCGGATGCTCCGCGCTCGGGACGTATTGTGGTAGAGCTGCAACATTTAAGTAAAAATTACGGTGCAAAAGAAGTGCTGTCAAACTTAAACCTGCAAATTGAACGCGGCGAAAAAATAGCTTTTGTTGGCCGCAATGGCGAAGGTAAAACCACATTGGCCAAAATTATAGTTGGCCGCGAACCTGCAACGAACGGGGTTTGCACCCTTGGGCACAACGTAAGTATTGGTTACTACGAGCAGCACCAGGCCGAAGCCTTAGATGGCAATAACACCGTGTTTGAGGTAATTGACAATGCAGCCTCGGGGGATATGCGCCTGCGTGTACGCCACTTATTGGGTGCTTTTTTGTTCTCGGGCGAGGATGTTGATAAAAAAGTACAGGTTTTGTCGGGAGGCGAAAAATCGCGCTTAGCCTTGGCAAGGCTGCTGCTCGAGCCCTGCAATTTGCTGCTTTTAGACGAGCCTACCAACCACTTAGACATGTACGCAAAAGAAGTGTTAAAGGAAGCCCTTAAAGCCTATAACGGAACGCTTATTGTGGTATCGCACGACAGGGATTTTTTACGCGACCTTACCGACAAGGTTTTTGAGTTTAAAGACCAAAAGATTAAACCTTATATTGGCGATGTGTATGACTTTTTGAGAGATAGAAACGTTGATAGCTTAGATGCACTGAATTTAAAAACTACAAGTGCTAACAGCAACAAAGCAAATCCGGAAAATAATAAAAATACCGAAAATATCAATTTGCCTAAATTGCCCACCACAGCAAAAGCAGCCAACAGCTTAAAACGTACACTTAGCTACGACGAGATGAAGCAAATTGACAGTGCCATTCGCAAGGCTGCCAATCAAATAAATCAAACCGAAAATCGTATTTCACAAATCGAAACCGACATTGCCAACCTTGAAATAGCCATGAACGACCCTAATTTTTATCAAAATCAGCAAAATGCAAGCATCGAATTAGTCCGCCATACCCAGCTAAAACAACAATTAGCTGTAGAAATGGAAAATTGGGAAAAATTACAAGTAGAACACGACGCCCTTCAACAACAACGGCAACAAATTGTAAGCGATTAG